Proteins from one Desulfitobacterium chlororespirans DSM 11544 genomic window:
- a CDS encoding FAD-dependent oxidoreductase, translating to MKGNELNRRNFLKGAAGVVSAAAVGVLAGCSSQTAAKGTYIPGTYSATAEGISTIKVTMTFDAERITDVQLDVSGETKDIGQAAGGTLRQKLLEAQSAAIDVVSGASVTSQGVMKAAAACIAQAKGESVILPDNTADAAANSDSSAWLGAEPDISDADCVSIIDTEVLVVGCGTGGLFACCSAAENGAKTLVIEKNSSGGGVRDDLGALNSRYQQALGTKIDKFAYITEMTKTAAGRVDQRLIRTFCEESGETINWYGDRLAERNVQLWHEGGAGDAERYPYFATGHSPRWTGSNDGKGQELNGNTVLCDYAASLGVEFKYETKMQKLIIDKGRVVGVYATDAKDQPIRINAGKGVIVCTGGYGRNYEMLEALQPENSALLGRNEAIPGTTGDGIRACIWAGAKFDDTHSMMAFDRCALKPAAVPGLEQAKSGESGFFWMGSQPWLKVNADGQRFFNESGTYDGILHADAFQKDRSHYTIFDSDWTAHIQSFATHGCSRMFPFENGADPNIPFQAVEHEMLPGLVEEGFVVKADTLEELAKGLHLPADQLVKTVERYNRLYELGEDQDFGKEASRLSPVRKAPFYGAKNCGFILCTMDGIQINTNMNAVGKDGSPIEGLYVVGNDSGAYFAHSYPNLSTGAACGRTVTFGRRAGRIAAGK from the coding sequence ATGAAAGGAAATGAATTGAACCGGCGTAATTTTTTGAAGGGGGCCGCCGGGGTTGTCAGCGCGGCTGCTGTGGGAGTATTGGCGGGATGCAGCAGCCAAACGGCCGCTAAAGGGACCTACATCCCCGGTACCTACTCGGCTACAGCTGAAGGGATCAGCACCATAAAAGTGACCATGACCTTCGACGCCGAGAGAATAACCGATGTGCAGCTGGATGTTTCCGGCGAGACCAAGGACATCGGACAGGCGGCCGGTGGGACCCTCAGGCAAAAGCTGCTGGAAGCACAGTCCGCGGCCATTGACGTGGTAAGCGGGGCATCGGTCACCAGCCAGGGGGTTATGAAAGCCGCCGCGGCCTGTATCGCCCAGGCCAAAGGGGAGAGTGTGATTCTGCCGGATAATACGGCGGACGCTGCCGCTAATTCAGACAGCTCAGCCTGGCTTGGTGCTGAACCGGATATTTCCGACGCGGATTGTGTCAGTATTATTGATACAGAGGTTCTGGTGGTTGGCTGCGGTACCGGCGGCTTGTTTGCCTGCTGTTCCGCCGCTGAAAACGGCGCTAAAACCCTGGTGATCGAGAAAAACTCTTCCGGCGGCGGGGTGCGTGATGACCTGGGTGCCCTCAACAGCCGCTATCAGCAAGCTTTGGGAACAAAGATCGATAAGTTTGCTTATATAACCGAGATGACGAAGACAGCCGCCGGACGTGTGGACCAGCGTCTCATCCGGACGTTCTGCGAGGAGTCGGGAGAGACCATCAACTGGTATGGGGATCGTCTTGCTGAGCGTAATGTTCAATTGTGGCATGAAGGGGGCGCGGGAGACGCTGAACGCTACCCCTATTTTGCCACCGGTCACAGCCCCCGTTGGACAGGGAGCAATGACGGGAAAGGCCAGGAGCTTAATGGCAACACGGTGCTGTGCGATTATGCCGCATCTTTGGGTGTGGAATTTAAGTATGAAACCAAAATGCAAAAACTCATTATCGATAAGGGCAGAGTGGTGGGGGTATATGCCACAGATGCCAAGGATCAACCCATCCGGATCAATGCCGGCAAGGGAGTGATTGTGTGTACAGGGGGGTATGGCCGGAATTACGAGATGCTGGAGGCCCTTCAACCGGAGAATTCAGCACTTTTAGGGCGCAATGAAGCCATTCCCGGGACCACCGGTGATGGGATCCGCGCCTGCATCTGGGCCGGCGCCAAGTTCGATGATACCCATAGCATGATGGCCTTTGACCGCTGCGCCCTGAAGCCCGCTGCTGTGCCGGGACTGGAGCAGGCCAAATCCGGCGAGTCGGGATTCTTTTGGATGGGCAGCCAGCCCTGGCTGAAAGTGAATGCCGATGGCCAGCGTTTTTTCAACGAGTCCGGAACCTACGATGGGATTCTTCACGCCGATGCGTTCCAGAAAGATCGGTCTCATTATACGATTTTCGATTCAGATTGGACGGCCCACATCCAGAGCTTCGCTACCCATGGCTGCAGCCGTATGTTTCCTTTTGAAAACGGTGCCGACCCTAATATTCCCTTTCAGGCTGTGGAACATGAAATGTTGCCCGGCCTGGTGGAAGAGGGGTTTGTCGTCAAGGCTGATACCCTGGAAGAATTGGCCAAGGGTCTGCATCTGCCTGCCGATCAGCTGGTGAAGACTGTTGAGCGTTATAACAGGCTGTATGAGCTTGGTGAGGATCAGGATTTTGGCAAAGAGGCCAGCCGCCTCAGCCCTGTCCGCAAGGCCCCCTTTTATGGAGCTAAGAACTGTGGATTTATCCTTTGCACGATGGATGGCATCCAAATCAACACGAACATGAATGCCGTCGGCAAAGACGGCAGCCCCATTGAAGGTCTGTATGTGGTGGGGAATGATTCCGGAGCGTATTTCGCCCATAGTTATCCTAATCTCTCCACCGGTGCTGCTTGCGGCCGCACGGTCACCTTCGGACGCCGGGCGGGCAGAATTGCCGCCGGAAAATAG
- a CDS encoding NAD(P)H-dependent oxidoreductase subunit E, with amino-acid sequence MSTHTDNKLCLAQIMGEIPADDQKQLLNILNQLQEKNGYIAERDLEELAVLSGTPESVLHGLMSFFSSYRTRPLGRNHLLVCSGTACYACGADLIYNRLVSGLDLDEYGTSPDGFITVEKVQCVGACSLAPVTITNKELEGKVKFTQITEKLASLRRCDGGQGA; translated from the coding sequence ATGAGCACTCATACTGATAACAAGCTGTGCTTAGCGCAAATCATGGGGGAAATACCCGCAGATGATCAGAAGCAGCTGCTGAATATTTTGAATCAGCTTCAGGAAAAAAACGGATACATTGCTGAAAGGGATCTGGAAGAATTAGCGGTTTTGTCCGGAACGCCGGAATCCGTACTCCATGGACTGATGAGCTTTTTCTCATCCTACCGTACGCGCCCTCTGGGCCGGAATCATCTCTTGGTCTGTTCCGGGACAGCCTGCTACGCTTGCGGTGCCGATTTGATCTATAACCGTCTGGTGAGCGGCCTGGACCTGGATGAATACGGAACTTCCCCCGACGGATTTATTACCGTGGAAAAGGTTCAATGTGTTGGGGCCTGCAGTCTGGCACCGGTAACCATCACCAATAAGGAGTTGGAGGGCAAAGTAAAATTCACCCAGATAACCGAAAAGCTGGCCAGTTTAAGAAGGTGTGACGGGGGACAAGGTGCGTAA